Proteins encoded in a region of the Panthera uncia isolate 11264 chromosome B2 unlocalized genomic scaffold, Puncia_PCG_1.0 HiC_scaffold_24, whole genome shotgun sequence genome:
- the LOC125938382 gene encoding HLA class II histocompatibility antigen, DP beta 1 chain-like translates to MVVLRVSGAPGMAALMMSLMTLSSPLVQSRDTPELYLYQRRSVCYELNGTRRFLEQYVYKRELFIQFDSDSAAGVFVADSELGRETAKNWNIQKEFLELRRSAVDTVCKHNFELDEGFTLQRRVQPNVNVSPSKKGHLQHHNLLVCHVSDFYPGHIQVRWFLNGQEETAGVLSTNPIHNGDWTFQMLVMLEMTPQQGDVYTCQVEHPSLDGPVTVEWKAQSDSARSKMLAGVGGFVLGFVALGVSLLLRFRSR, encoded by the exons ATGGTGGTCCTGAGGGTCTCTGGGGCCCCGGGGATGGCAGCTCTCATGATGTCCTTGATGACGCTGAGCTCCCCTTTGGTTCAGAGCAGAGACACCCCAG AGCTTTACCTCTACCAGAGGCGGAGTGTCTGCTACGAGTTGAACGGGACACGCCGCTTCCTGGAACAATACGTGTACAAAAGAGAGCTGTTCATCCAGTTCGACAGTGACAGCGCCGCGGGGGTGTTTGTGGCGGACTCTGAGCTGGGCCGAGAAACTGCCAAGAACTGGAACATCCAGAAGGAGTTCCTGGAGCTGAGACGGAGCGCCGTGGACACGGTGTGCAAGCACAACTTCGAGCTGGACGAGGGTTTCACGCTGCAGCGCAGAG TCCAGCCTAACGTGAACGTCTCCCCCTCCAAGAAGGGGCACCTGCAGCACCACAACCTGCTTGTTTGCCATGTGTCAGATTTCTATCCCGGCCACATTCAAGTCCGCTGGTTCCTGAATGGACAGGAGGAAACAGCTGGGGTTTTATCCACTAACCCGATCCATAATGGAGACTGGACCTTCCAGATGCTGGTGATGCTGGAAATGACCCCCCAGCAGGGAGATGTCTACACCTGCCAGGTGGAGCACCCCAGCCTGGACGGTCCTGTCACCGTGGAGTGGA AGGCACAGTCTGATTCTGCCCGGAGCAAGATGCTGGCTGGAGTCGGAGGCTTCGTGCTAGGGTTCGTGGCTCTCGGAGTGAGCCTCCTTCTCCGTTTTAGAAGCCGTTGA
- the LOC125938383 gene encoding HLA class II histocompatibility antigen, DP alpha 1 chain: MHLEDIRCQTQVMILRVISLAALLSPHGTGAIRVGHVSTYVQFVQTHRPSGEYMFEFDEDEFYVDLDKKETIWHLPEFIHVFNFDAWRGIADIVTAKKNLNTLIQRSNHTRATNEPPEVAVFPKEPVELGQPNTLICHVDKFFPPVLNVTWLCNGQTVTKGVAESILLPSTEFRFHKFHYLTFIPTAEDVYDCKVEHWGLDQPLLQHWEAQEPMEVPETMETVVCALGLVVGVAGIITGTIILKTRRPDNIPGCRGPCELSQSWGY; the protein is encoded by the exons ATGCACCTTGAAGACATAAGGTGCCAGACCCAAGTCATGATCCTGCGAGTCATCTCCCTGGCTGCCCTTCTGAGTCCCCATGGAACTGGGGCCATCAGGG TGGGCCACGTGTCAACGTATGTCCAGTTTGTCCAGACACACAGACCCTCTGGAGAGTACATGTTTGAGTTTGATGAGGATGAGTTCTATGTGGATCTGGATAAGAAGGAGACCATCTGGCATCTGCCAGAGTTTATTCATGTCTTCAACTTTGATGCTTGGAGGGGTATTGCTGACATTGTCACGGCAAAGAAGAACCTGAACACTCTGATCCAACGGTCCAACCACACCAGGGCCACAAATG AGCCACCTGAGGTGGCCGTGTTTCCCAAGGAGCCTGTGGAGCTTGGACAGCCCAACACCCTCATCTGCCATGTGGACAAGTTCTTCCCACCTGTGCTCAATGTCACATGGCTGTGCAATGGGCAGACGGTCACCAAAGGTGTGGCTGAGAGCATCCTCCTGCCTAGCACAGAATTCAGGTTCCACAAGTTCCACTACCTGACCTTCATTCCCACGGCTGAAGATGTCTATGACTGCAAGGTGGAGCACTGGGGCCTGGACCAGCCGCTCCTTCAGCACTGGG AGGCCCAGGAGCCTATGGAGGTGCCTGAGACAATGGAGACTGTGGTCTGTGCCCTGGGCCTGGTGGTGGGCGTGGCAGGCATCATCACTGGCACCATCATCCTGAAGACCAGGAGGCCCGACAACATCCCTGGGTGCAGGGGCCCCTGTGAGTTATCCCAGAGCTGGGGGTACTAG